From Arachis stenosperma cultivar V10309 chromosome 2, arast.V10309.gnm1.PFL2, whole genome shotgun sequence, one genomic window encodes:
- the LOC130963088 gene encoding uncharacterized protein LOC130963088 — protein sequence MRMWECLQHDVIGLLTSVGEEKEYAREGKIVKMIALELTSKDLTVRCALFGDYVNQVNHFLASGYVEQPVVVIQLAKVKFFRGQVGLQNVMYATQMLFNPDIPEVVDFRQSMIEQGGSGTQPLFIANEGKVLSLEDDFMRLTRKCTIEELQDNNQVVFF from the exons ATGAGAATGTGGGAATGCCTACAACATG ATGTCATTGGACTTTTAACTTCAGttggagaagagaaagaatatGCAAGAGAGggaaaaattgtgaaaatgattgCATTGGAATTAACTTCAAAAGA TCTTACAGTGAGATGTGCATTGTTTGGGGATTATGTTAATCAAGTAAATCATTTCCTTGCCTCTGGGTATGTGGAGCAGCCTGTTGTAGTTATTCAACTTGCAAAAGTCAAGTTCTTTCGGg GTCAAGTTGGTCTTCAAAATGTCATGTATGCGACACAAATGTTATTTAATCCTGATATTCCTGAAGTTGTTGACTTCAGGCAGAG taTGATTGAGCAAGGTGGCAGTGGTACCCAGCCACTGTTTATTGCAAATGAGGGTAAGGTTCTCTCCTTGGAAGATGACTTCATGCGTCTAACTAGAAAGTGCACTATTGAAGAGCTTCAAGATAACAATCAGGTTGTCTTCTTTTGA
- the LOC130963087 gene encoding uncharacterized protein LOC130963087 has translation MDDIDQSEIYDPSINSFSQVGSVIDHPLFLQSEIQGCLDVGDPNYECSICGACFWLLERVERESTVNRPVFTVCCSKGKIQLPYLQKPPDLLYDLINGHDSKSLYFQKNIRSYNSMFAFTSLGGKVMDSVNDGRGPPQFIISGQNYHRIGSLLPVAGEKPKFAQLYVYDTQHEIMHRQRIFGQTSEIDKELITELLQMIDTHNVIAQSFRRVRELYECHPSEIFSLKLYSQRNVDRRMYSAPSCDEVAALIVGDFDSSDHGRDIIVRSTGGRLQRIYETHALYWPLQYPLLFPYGEDGYQLNIGYRGQQLGYVPGRRTRVSLREFICFRLQIREHEDGIIHKSRRLFQQFVVDCFTMIESQRLYEIRMKQSTIRGEVLQGIEEAMRRGDDEASSIGTRIILPSSFTGGRRYMFNRCQDAMAICKHFGYPDLFLTITCNPNWPEFQRFTERERIPIADRPDISCRVFHAKLKCLLNDLKEGVFFGPLNAGMYTIEFQKRGLPHAHMLLWLNAESNLQSVEIVDEFICAELPNPQKFPSLYNVVTKYMIHGPCGPLRPSSPCMKDGKCSKFYPKKFVDQTSFDEDGYPIYRRRNMGVTVKINDVDIDNRFVVPYNPLLLMKYQAHINLEFCNKSNVIKYLFKYVNKGPDRVTATVGERYDVGQSSQVVDEIKQYYDCRYLSPSESMWRIFAYDIHQRWPSVQRLTFHLPNQQHVVFDDADITTHVYLRNKDLLTMFTGWMMANRRFSEGRSLTYVEYPGKFVYCLRSREWKPRQRGFSIGRLSFAHPSSGELFYMRMLLNVQRGCTSFRSIRTVNGVTYDTFQEACSAMGFLIDDNEYVSAIKEVAELASAAQLRRLFVMLLLSGSMGRPLLVWEQTWTYLSDDILYRRRHELRYPDLTMSQDELQTFCLLEVERLLQSNGKSLRNYAGMPVPNNSLVSQFSNLMLVRELQYDTVSLSREHDADILKLNEEQRVVYDKIIDCVSNKKDGFFFVYGFGGTGKTFLYRVLSARLRSEKKIVINVASSGIASLLLPGGKTAHSMFNIPVDLTEDTVCRIKKDSPKAEVFRLADLIIWDEAPMTNKLAFEALDRTLRDIMVSVSDRNKDLPFGGKVVVLGGDFRQVLPVIPKGSRAEIVMASINSSIIWKYCEVLRLTTNMRLATGSEQSTAQELRSFSDWILQIGEGRCGAVVNDKLFVDIPSDLIIPVLENPVEDIVNTIYPNLVQNFCDPSFFQDRAILAPTVENVEEINNYIVDLLPGEEKSYLSADSICGSDAYSDVDVDWITVEFLNQIRCSGLPNHLLKLKIGVPIILLRNIDPAGGLCNGTRLVVRDLGTNVIGADIVSGSNVGDKVFITRMNMIPSDTVIPFKFQRRQFPVSLSFAMTINKSQGQTLSTVGLFLRRPVFSHGQLYVALSRVRNRNGLKILLCDEGLVDAAKTENVVFKEVFDKI, from the exons atgGATGATATAGACCAATCAGAAATATATGATCCTTCGATAAATTCATTCAGTCAAGTTGGTTCTGTTATTGATCATCCTCTGTTCTTGCAAAGTGAGATACAAG GTTGCCTTGATGTTGGTGACCCTAACTATGAATGTTCAATTTGTGGCGCGTGTTTCTGGTTATTAGAACGTGTTGAAAGAGAGTCTACAGTTAATCGTCCTGTTTTTACTGTTTGTTGCTCAAAGGGAAAAATCCAGTTACCTTATCTTCAAAAGCCCCCAGATCTGTTATATGATTTGATCAATGGACATGATAGCAAGAGTTTGTATTTCCAAAAAAATATTCGATCTTATAACAGTATGTTTGCCTTCACGTCTCTTGGCGGTAAGGTAATGGATTCTGTGAATGATGGGAGGGGTCCACCACAGTTTATAATAAGTGGTCAAAATTATCATCGGATTGGAAGTTTGCTCCCAGTTGCTGGTGAGAAGCCCAAATTTGCACAGTTATACGTATACGACACTCAGCATGAGATAATGCATAGGCAGCGAATTTTTGG gCAAACATCTGAGATAGATAAAGAGTTGATAACTGAGTTGTTGCAAATGATCGATACTCATAATGTCATAGCACAGTCTTTTCGAAGAGTTAGAGAATTATATGAGTGTCATCCATCTGAGATTTTCTCATTGAAGTTGTATTCGCAACGGAACGTTGATCGAAGAATGTACAGTGCTCCCTCTTGCGATGAAGTTGCTGCTTTGATTGTTGGAGATTTTGATTCGTCGGACCATGGTCGTGACATTATTGTTCGATCTACTGGTGGTCGGTTGCAACGTATATATGAAACTCATGCTCTGTATTGGCCCTTACAGTATCCTCTGTTGTTTCCATATGGCGAGGATGGTTATCAGCTGAACATTGGTTATCGTGGTCAACAGCTCGGATATGTTCCTGGAAGGAGAACAAGAGTTTCCCTCAGGGAATTCATATGTTTTCGTCTCCAGATTAGGGAGCACGAAGATGGAATCATTCACAAGTCTAGGCGGTTGTTTCAACAATTTGTTGTTGATTGTTTCACGATGATTGAGTCGCAGAGGTTGTATGAGATTAGAATGAAGCAAAGTACAATTAGAGGAGAAGTCCTTCAAGGAATAGAGGAGGCTATGCGTCGTGGCGATGATGAGGCTTCTTCAATTGGGACACGAATCATTTTGCCTTCCTCATTCACTGGTGGTAGACGTTATATGTTTAACCGTTGTCAGGATGCCATGGCGATTTGCAAACATTTTGGGTATCCAGATTTGTTCCTCACTATTACGTGTAATCCAAATTGGCCTGAGTTTCAGCGGTTCACGGAGCGGGAGCGAATTCCGATCGCTGATCGTCCTGATATCTCTTGTCGTGTCTTTCATGCCAAGTTGAAGTGCCTCCTTAATGATCTCAAGGAAGGTGTGTTTTTTGGTCCACTTAATGCAG gtATGTATACTATTGAGTTTCAAAAAAGGGGTCTACCGCATGCACACATGCTACTGTGGCTTAATGCGGAAAGCAACTTACAAAGTGTTGAAATTGTTGATGAATTCATCTGTGCCGAGCTACCCAATCCCCAGAAATTTCCATCTCTTTATAATGTTGTCACCAAGTACATGATCCATGGTCCCTGTGGTCCACTTAGACCGAGTTCTCCTTGCATGAAAGATGGTAAGTGCTCAAAATTTTATCCGAAAAAATTTGTTGACCAAACGAGCTTTGATGAAGATGGCTATCCAATATATAGACGTCGTAATATGGGTGTCACAGTGAAGATCAATGATGTCGATATCGACAATAGATTTGTTGTGCCCTATAATCCACTGTTGTTAATGAAATACCAAGCTCACATAAATCTCGAGTTCTGTAACAAGTCAAACGTTATCAAGTATCTATTTAAATATGTTAACAAGGGTCCAGATCGGGTGACCGCAACTGTTGGAGAGAGATATGATGTTGGTCAATCTTCTCAAGTGGTTGATGAGATCAAACAGTATTATGATTGTCGTTATTTGTCACCGTCTGAATCCATGTGGAGAATTTTTGCTTATGATATTCATCAAAGATGGCCGTCGGTACAGAGGTTGACTTTTCACTTGCCCAACCAGCAACATGTTGTATTCGATGATGCTGACATCACTACTCATGTTTATTTGCGCAACAAAGATTTGTTGACGATGTTTACGGGTTGGATGATGGCCAACAGGCGGTTCTCGGAGGGGCGGTCTCTAACATATGTTGAATATCCAGGCAAATTTGTCTATTGTTTGAGGAGTAGGGAGTGGAAGCCAAGACAAAGGGGATTTTCAATTGGAAGATTGAGTTTTGCTCATCCTTCATCTGGTGAACTTTTCTACATGCGGATGCTTTTGAATGTCCAGAGAGGTTGTACTAGCTTTCGAAGTATAAGAACCGTGAATGGTGTTACATATGATACATTTCAAGAGGCATGTTCCGCTATGGGATTCTTGATAGATGATAATGAGTATGTTTCTGCTATTAAGGAAGTCGCTGAGTTAGCGTCGGCTGCGCAGCTAAGGAGGCTTTTTGTGATGTTGCTGTTATCTGGTTCCATGGGAAGACCTCTGTTAGTTTGGGAGCAAACTTGGACTTATTTGTCTGATGATATTCTTTACCGTAGAAGACACGAGCTGCGATATCCTG ATCTTACTATGAGTCAAGACGAGTTACAGACATTTTGTTTGTTGGAAGTTGAGAGACTATTGCAGAGTAATGGAAAATCATTGAGAAATTATGCTGGCATGCCCGTTCCTAATAACTCTTTAGTCTCTCAATTTAGCAATTTGATGCTGGTGCGTGAGTTGCAGTATGATACTGTTTCTTTGTCTCGTGAGCATGATGCAGATATCTTAAAGTTAAATGAAGAACAGAGGGTGGTCTACGATAAAATTATTGACTGTGTTTCGAATAAGAAGGATGGGTTCTTTTTTGTGTACGGGTTTGGTGGCACTGGAAAAACTTTTTTATACAGAGTTTTGTCAGCTAGATTGCGATCTGAGAAAAAGATTGTTATCAATGTTGCTTCTAGTGGTATTGCTTCTCTGTTGTTACCTGGTGGTAAGACGGCTCATTCTATGTTCAATATTCCTGTTGATCTGACTGAAGATACTGTTTGCCGGATTAAGAAAGATAGTCCAAAAGCTGAGGTATTTCGGTTGGCCGATTTGATTATTTGGGATGAGGCACCGATGACTAACAAATTAGCATTTGAAGCGCTTGACAGGACGTTGCGTGATATAATGGTTTCAGTCTCTGATAGGAATAAAGATTTACCTTTTGGTGGCAAGGTGGTTGTTCTGGGTGGTGATTTCAGGCAGGTGTTGCCAGTTATTCCAAAAGGTTCGCGTGCTGAGATTGTCATGGCTTCCATAAATTCTTCTATCATTTGGAAATACTGCGAAGTTTTGCGATTGACAACAAATATGAGGTTAGCAACCGGATCGGAACAATCAACTGCTCAGGAGTTAAGGTCGTTTTCAGATTGGATACTTCAAATCGGTGAAGGTCGATGTGGAGCAGTGGTCAACGATAAACTTTTTGTTGATATTCCTTCTGATCTAATCATTCCTGTCTTGGAAAATCCAGTGGAAGATATTGTAAATACAATCTATCCAAATTTGGTTCAGAATTTTTGTGATCCAAGTTTTTTCCAAGATAGGGCAATACTTGCTCCGACTGTCGAAAATGTTGAAGAGATAAACAATTATATAGTTGACCTGTTGCCCGGTGAGGAGAAAAGTTACCTCAGTGCTGATTCGATATGTGGTAGCGATGCTTATTCTGATGTTGATGTTGATTGGATAACTGTTGAATTCTTGAATCAGATTAGGTGTTCTGGTCTACCTAATCATTTGTTGAAGTTGAAAATAGGCGTGCCTATTATTTTGTTGAGGAATATTGATCCGGCTGGGGGTTTGTGTAATGGGACTCGACTTGTCGTGCGAGATCTAGGGACAAATGTGATTGGTGCCGATATTGTTTCTGGTAGCAATGTTGGGGATAAAGTTTTTATCACTAGAATGAATATGATTCCTAGTGATACGGTTATACCGTTTAAATTCcaacgtcgtcaatttccggtTTCTTTGTCGTTTGCAATGACAATCAACAAAAGTCAGGGTCAGACATTATCAACAGTCGGTTTGTTCTTGCGTCGTCCTGTGTTTTCTCACGGTCAGCTTTATGTAGCTCTTTCCCGAGTTAGGAATAGAAATGGTCTTAAGATTTTACTTTGTGATGAGGGATTAGTTGATGCTGCCAAGACTGAAAACGTTGTATTTAAGGAAGTTTTTGATAAGATATAa